A stretch of DNA from Deltaproteobacteria bacterium:
TCATGGACAAAGTCGTCACGCACACCATGGCAATCCACCGCAAAAAGGTCCGCAAAGTTGAGGGAAACACAGAAAAGCTCTACGCTCAGATCGCCCAACAGGAGGAAATATACGAAAAAACTCGAATCAACGACGATCGTCGCCGAAAAAAGATCGAGGAATTCATAAGCCGGTTCAGAGCCAAGGCCAGACTCGCCAATCTAGTGCAGTCCAGGATCAAAACCCTTGAGAAAAAGGAAAAGCTGGGGAGGCTTGAACGGATCGAAACACTCGATTTCTCCTTCCGGAGCAGACCTTATAGGGGAAAATACGTGATGAGTGCCCGAGATGTTTCGTTTTCGTACGATCCCAAGGTGCCGCTCATCAGAAATTTCAATATTACCATAGGGGCCCGCGACAGGGTCTGCGTAATCGGCAGGAACGGCAAGGGCAAAACCACTCTCCTTAGACTACTCGCGGCAGATCTGAAACCTGATGCCGGTGAGATTGTCTCCAATCCTGGCGTAACAAGAGGGTTCTTTGAGCAGACCAATATCGCAAGCCTTAACGAGGCTAGAACGGTGGAGGAAGAAATTTTTCATTCCCATCCCGATGTGGACAGGCAATTGGCCCGCAACATTGGTGGTGCAATGATGTTTGAAGGCGACGCTGCTCTAAAGAAAATAGCAGTCCTGTCAGGGGGAGAAAAGGCCAGGGTGATGCTGGGCAAAATCCTTGCAGCGCCTGTCAACCTCCTACTGCTTGACGAGCCGACAAATCACCTGGACATGTTTTCCTGTGACTCTCTACTGGCGGCTATCGCCAGCTTTGAAGGAACAGTTGTGATGGTTACCCACAACGAAATGTTTCTCGACGCCCTTGCAGATCGGCTTATTGTATTCCAGCATGACGAGGTCTGTGTGTTTGAGGGAGGCTATCAACGGTTTCTGGAAAAAGGCGGTTGGGAAAATGAAGTAGAAGTCCGAAGACTGGTGGAGCCTGACACTGAAAAAGATGCCGACAAGGAAGGGCCGTCTGCCAAGTTGACAAAAAAAGAGGTTAGGCGGAGACGCTCTGAGATTATAACCGAACGAGGCAAGGTGCTGAAACCCATCAAAGAGCGTATTGCCCGGGTGGAACATGAAATTGAATCGCGCGAGCGGGAACTCAATGAACTCAGCCAGACCATGCTGGAAGCATCCCAGGCTCATGACGGCGAAAGGATAGCAATAGTCTCTCAGTCTATTCACAAATGCCAACCTGCCATTGACAAGCTCTTTTATGAATTGGAAGAGATCACCAGCCTTTTTGAACAACGGAGCACTATGTATGAGAAGAGATTGGCAGAACTGGAATAGACGCGCTACGCTGCAAAAAAGCGTTCACCAGGACGACCACGGTTCATGCAGCATTTTGTAGGACTGCGGGCATGCAAGTCGGCCGCCGTTGGCGTTTTCTGAGCCGTATGTTCCGGGGAGTGATCTCGACCAGCTCATCGTCGTTGATGTAGGAAATACATTCTTCCAGCCCCATGATCAACGGTGGCGTGAGAATAACGTTTTCATCGGATCCTGCTGCGCGCATGTTGGTGAGCTTCTTTCCTTTGGCGGGGTTCACCACCAGGTCCCTGTCTCGGCTGTGCTCACCGATAATCTGTCCTTCATAGACCTCAACGCCCGGCCCGTGAAAGAGCTTGCCTCGGGCCTGCAGGTTGAACAGGGCATAGGCCACGGTCATGCAGGTAGACTTTGAGATCAGGACGCCGTTTCTTCGATGGCGGATTTCGCCGGCGTGTGGGCCGTATTCCAGAAAAACATAATTCATAACGCCCATGCCCCTGGTGCTGGACATGAACTCAGACCGGTAGCCGATAAGGCCCCGGGTAGGTATTTTGTACCTGAGGCGCGCCCGGCCCCTTCCTTTTTGCATATCGATGAGCCTGCCCTTGCGCAAACCGAGCCCTTCCATTGTCGTGCCCATGTACTCCTCGTCGACGTCAATGGTCAGCTCCTCATAGGGCTCCAGGGTCTTATCACCTTGCTGCTTCAACACAACCTGGGGGCAAGAGACCTGAAATTCGTAACCCTCTCTTCGCATCTTCTCAATCAAGATGGCCAGATGCAGTTCCCCACGACCCGACACCTTAAAGCCCACGTCTTCGCCCAACTCTTCTACTACCAATGCGACATCCGCCAGAGTTTCCCGATGCAAACGATCGGCAAGATGGCGGGATGTCACGAAGGTTCCTTCCGTCCCCGCAAAGGGTGAATCATTGGGGAGGATATTTACCGAAATCGTTGGCGGATCAATGGAAATCGGCGAGCACGGGCAGGGGTTATCCGGGACCGTATAGGTGTCGCCGATTGCGACGGAGTCCATTCCGGCAACGGCAACAATCTCGCCCACACCGGCATGGGCTGTCGGTACTTTGCGGTTGCCCTCAAATCGATACACCTGGGAAATGACGGCAGACAGAAGCGCGCCTCTCTGATCCGCCACGACAACAGCCTGACCGACATTGAGATCGCCTGAAGTGATTTTACCGATGCCGAGGCGACCCAGAAAGGGTGAATAGTCGATGGAGCTTACTCGCAGCTGCAGGGGGCCTGCCGGATCGCCCGACGGGGGCGGCACGTGAGAAATGATGGTCTCCATAAGGGGCGCCATGGACGAGCCCTCTTCCCATGTCTCCGTAACGGCGTAACCGTCTTTTGCAGAGGCATAGATGACCGCAAAATCGAGGATATCAT
This window harbors:
- a CDS encoding ABC-F family ATP-binding cassette domain-containing protein — its product is MISVENLTKSYGTQVLFERISLKINPRERVGLVGRNGHGKTTLFRLIVGDERPDSGAITIPKHHRIGYVRQRLEFTEDTVLKEGMKGLPEEERDHHWKVEKILAGLGFSPNDLSRHPEEFSGGYQVRLNLAKVLVSEPDLLLLDEPTNYLDITSIRWVEHFLLSWPRELILITHDRGFMDKVVTHTMAIHRKKVRKVEGNTEKLYAQIAQQEEIYEKTRINDDRRRKKIEEFISRFRAKARLANLVQSRIKTLEKKEKLGRLERIETLDFSFRSRPYRGKYVMSARDVSFSYDPKVPLIRNFNITIGARDRVCVIGRNGKGKTTLLRLLAADLKPDAGEIVSNPGVTRGFFEQTNIASLNEARTVEEEIFHSHPDVDRQLARNIGGAMMFEGDAALKKIAVLSGGEKARVMLGKILAAPVNLLLLDEPTNHLDMFSCDSLLAAIASFEGTVVMVTHNEMFLDALADRLIVFQHDEVCVFEGGYQRFLEKGGWENEVEVRRLVEPDTEKDADKEGPSAKLTKKEVRRRRSEIITERGKVLKPIKERIARVEHEIESRERELNELSQTMLEASQAHDGERIAIVSQSIHKCQPAIDKLFYELEEITSLFEQRSTMYEKRLAELE
- the typA gene encoding translational GTPase TypA, whose translation is MQQDKIRNVAIIAHVDHGKTTLVDQLFKQSGMFRDNQQVDERLMDSMDLERERGITISSKNGSFAHDGYWINIIDTPGHADFGGQVERVLNMADGALLLVDAQEGPMPQTYFVLKKALAIGLPVIVVINKIDKPNARADWVVDHVFDLFVKLDAPDDILDFAVIYASAKDGYAVTETWEEGSSMAPLMETIISHVPPPSGDPAGPLQLRVSSIDYSPFLGRLGIGKITSGDLNVGQAVVVADQRGALLSAVISQVYRFEGNRKVPTAHAGVGEIVAVAGMDSVAIGDTYTVPDNPCPCSPISIDPPTISVNILPNDSPFAGTEGTFVTSRHLADRLHRETLADVALVVEELGEDVGFKVSGRGELHLAILIEKMRREGYEFQVSCPQVVLKQQGDKTLEPYEELTIDVDEEYMGTTMEGLGLRKGRLIDMQKGRGRARLRYKIPTRGLIGYRSEFMSSTRGMGVMNYVFLEYGPHAGEIRHRRNGVLISKSTCMTVAYALFNLQARGKLFHGPGVEVYEGQIIGEHSRDRDLVVNPAKGKKLTNMRAAGSDENVILTPPLIMGLEECISYINDDELVEITPRNIRLRKRQRRPTCMPAVLQNAA